ATTTGGATGACAATTCCAAGTTCGATGTAAAAACGTTGCTTTCGGGCGAAGAAGTCGACTCTCAAACAGTGTCCGGCATTGACGAACTCGCTAATAACGATTGGGTCGATTTCAGCGGTGCAGGCACGCTTACGACTACAGCCGGCGCTCCGTTAACCGGAGGTGCCAACGGTACGGTGACCAACCAGGATCATATGGATTATTTAACCGCCATTGAAGTGTTTGAGTTTCAAACGATGGCGCTCGTCTCGAACGATGCGACGCTTAAATCGTTGTATAAATCTTTTGTGGAGCGTTTGCGCGACAGCGAGGGAAGAAAGGTTCAGGTTGTCGTGGAAAACTATCCTGCAGCGGACTATGAAGGGATCATCAGCGTCAAAAACGGTGTAAAATTGTCGGACGGCACGATCATTGACTCCGTTAAAGCTACTGTTTGGGTGGCTGCTGCGACGGCTGCAGCCCAGGTGAACCAATCTCTTACCTACCAAGCGTACGATGATGCGGTTGACGTGGATATCCGGTATACGAACTCTCAAATTGAAGCTGCGCTGCTGAACGGGGAATTTGTTTTCGTTCAAAACAACAACCGGGCTATCGTCGAGCAGGACATCAATTCTTTCAAAAGCTTTAGCCCGGCCAAGGGCAAAATGTTTTCCAAAAACCGCGTGATCCGCGTGCTTGACGGCATCGCTGTAGATTTCAAAAACATTTTCGATCTGTATTACAACGGCAAAGTCGATAACGATGCCGACGGCCGAAGCACGCTTTGGAACGAATACATTACGTACCTCAAGTCTCTTCAAAACATCAATGCCGTTCAAAATGTAAATTCGGAAACGGATGTTGTCGTTCTGCCGGGCGAAGATTCCGACAGCGTGTACGTGGAAGTAAGCGTTCAGCCAGTGGATTCGATTGAAAAAGTATATACGAAAGTGAAGGTGAAGTAATATGGCATTTTTACAGGCGAGAGATACGATCAGTGGTCAAGAGGGCAAGGCTTTTATGATTATCGGAAGTCAAAGGGAAGAAATGTTCTACGTCAAGAAACTGGAGGCAAAGGCCGAAAAGGACAAGGCCGAGATCAAAACGCTTGGTAAGCGCGGCACTCAGTATAAGCCGAAGGGATGGAAAGGCACCGGAACTATGACGATTTACTATGTGACGACCAAGTTCCGGAAAATGATGCATGACTACATCACGACGGGGAAGGACGCCTTCTTTGACATTCAGGTTGTGAACGAAGATCCTTCGTCGAGCATCGGCAAACAAACGGTGATTTTGAAAAACGTCAATCTGGACAGCGTGATCATGGCT
The window above is part of the Paenibacillus hamazuiensis genome. Proteins encoded here:
- a CDS encoding phage tail sheath family protein, which encodes MAGGTWTIQNKVRPGMYINFVGEGGPAGTAGERGVVTMGLPLSWGDSKKVMTISAGDDTSAVLGYDISNPQILLVREALKRAKTLLLYRLNTGTKATVAVSNLTATAKYGGTRGNDLSIVVQTNLDDNSKFDVKTLLSGEEVDSQTVSGIDELANNDWVDFSGAGTLTTTAGAPLTGGANGTVTNQDHMDYLTAIEVFEFQTMALVSNDATLKSLYKSFVERLRDSEGRKVQVVVENYPAADYEGIISVKNGVKLSDGTIIDSVKATVWVAAATAAAQVNQSLTYQAYDDAVDVDIRYTNSQIEAALLNGEFVFVQNNNRAIVEQDINSFKSFSPAKGKMFSKNRVIRVLDGIAVDFKNIFDLYYNGKVDNDADGRSTLWNEYITYLKSLQNINAVQNVNSETDVVVLPGEDSDSVYVEVSVQPVDSIEKVYTKVKVK
- a CDS encoding phage tail tube protein, with translation MAFLQARDTISGQEGKAFMIIGSQREEMFYVKKLEAKAEKDKAEIKTLGKRGTQYKPKGWKGTGTMTIYYVTTKFRKMMHDYITTGKDAFFDIQVVNEDPSSSIGKQTVILKNVNLDSVIMASLDTDSDALEEEVSFTYDDVEIKDNFTKII